One part of the Parabacteroides distasonis ATCC 8503 genome encodes these proteins:
- a CDS encoding radical SAM/SPASM domain-containing protein codes for MKISMYTFLFEIDSKFYAYNTLSNALIEIAEDTYKILLVNKNRHTPLQEKDLGCDELYQTLKENHMITENDRDEFLLYKSIILAGRSINILNLTIAPTMDCNYSCSYCFENCKRNIYMTEKVISSIIKFIEQYENIKNIHVVWFGGEPLLGIKQIESLYRKMILIPDKNYSFSIISNGFLISPDIIKLFKEMKLQHIQITLDGLKETHNKIKFTKNENDTFSRTIKNIDLLASSAPEIRISIRVNMNKENSSEFITLYSFILQRYKSNPLIGIYPAFITSTSSKSSSSCSLLFNRQEKSEFIQQLYYDRGIVTNLCGYPDSSFTECSIRNKHTFTIDPEGYLYKCWEIIGDQKYAIAKLDSEGTIQSIDQKILNRYLYAADPLEDKTCSKCPYLPICFGGCPHKRIENIFKDKHYDTCTYLKGSLKEFIKIHLSQNS; via the coding sequence ATGAAAATATCAATGTACACATTCCTATTTGAGATAGACAGTAAATTTTATGCATATAATACATTGTCTAATGCCTTGATCGAAATAGCAGAGGATACATATAAGATTTTATTAGTCAACAAGAATAGACATACACCTTTACAAGAGAAAGACTTGGGATGTGATGAACTTTATCAAACTTTGAAAGAAAACCATATGATCACTGAAAATGATCGGGATGAGTTCTTACTGTATAAAAGTATTATCCTAGCAGGACGCTCCATCAATATCTTAAATCTAACGATAGCTCCAACCATGGATTGCAATTACTCGTGTTCTTACTGTTTTGAAAATTGCAAACGTAATATTTATATGACAGAAAAGGTCATAAGCTCAATTATTAAATTCATAGAACAATATGAAAACATTAAAAATATTCACGTAGTTTGGTTTGGAGGAGAACCTCTTCTAGGCATTAAGCAAATAGAATCACTTTATCGTAAGATGATTCTGATTCCCGATAAAAATTATTCTTTCTCAATAATCTCTAATGGGTTCTTGATATCACCGGATATTATAAAACTCTTTAAGGAGATGAAGTTACAACACATACAAATTACGCTAGATGGATTAAAAGAGACTCACAACAAGATAAAATTCACAAAAAATGAAAACGATACTTTTTCTAGAACTATAAAGAATATAGACTTGCTAGCATCTTCTGCCCCAGAAATACGAATTAGTATACGAGTAAATATGAATAAAGAGAATTCTTCTGAATTTATAACTTTATATTCTTTCATATTACAACGATATAAGAGCAACCCATTGATTGGAATTTATCCTGCTTTTATAACATCTACTTCTTCTAAATCAAGTTCTTCTTGTTCTTTACTTTTCAATAGACAAGAGAAATCTGAGTTTATACAACAGCTCTACTATGACAGAGGTATCGTAACCAATTTATGTGGATATCCAGATTCCTCTTTTACAGAATGTTCTATTCGAAATAAACACACATTTACAATAGATCCAGAAGGATACTTATATAAATGTTGGGAAATTATAGGCGATCAAAAATATGCCATAGCAAAATTGGATTCAGAAGGAACTATTCAATCCATAGATCAGAAAATTCTTAACCGATACCTCTATGCCGCAGATCCACTGGAAGATAAAACATGTTCTAAATGTCCTTATCTTCCTATTTGTTTTGGAGGTTGCCCCCATAAACGGATAGAAAATATATTTAAAGATAAACATTATGATACATGTACATACCTTAAGGGTTCTCTCAAAGAATTTATAAAAATTCATTTGTCACAAAATAGCTGA
- a CDS encoding glycosyltransferase, whose product MFFADRIDEIKGVSSLIKAFHMVLEAHPNSRLLIAGNGDYTRAFQEAKNI is encoded by the coding sequence ATTTTTTTTGCCGATCGGATTGACGAAATAAAGGGTGTGAGTTCTTTGATCAAAGCGTTCCATATGGTCTTAGAAGCTCATCCTAATAGTCGTTTGCTGATAGCCGGTAACGGTGATTATACAAGGGCCTTCCAAGAAGCAAAAAATATTTGA
- a CDS encoding 6-bladed beta-propeller, translating into MKWIITISAILLFALAGCGKDKQSTNELITVDVTKNYPEKELTLQDFMDVEYIPLETNDEFVTQGKVMAIGAEVILITNWANDGNLFVFDRKTGKALKKINRKGQGGEEYVGITEVVLDEANKEIFVIAYTGSKISVYDLYGNFKRSFKAEGTESHINTFNYDRDNLISYVPDNSLENPSNAIPPYYLIFSKQDGSITRKISIPFDEVKSPVARDGENWENWAAPVPTAMYQIVPDHTNWVLMETSSDTIYHYLPDANTTIPLIVRTPSIHSMDPPEVFLIPTVFTDRYYFMSLLKAEFNFETGRGFPISGLMYDRLENSLFIPKIYNGDYTSKREVDMTSRPLDPEFVIGQSLQAHELAEAYGKGRLKGKLKEIATTLDEESNPVIMLIKHKKNKY; encoded by the coding sequence ATGAAATGGATAATCACAATTTCAGCGATCCTTCTCTTTGCGTTAGCGGGATGTGGAAAAGATAAACAATCAACAAATGAACTCATCACAGTTGATGTTACAAAGAATTATCCTGAAAAGGAATTGACACTACAGGATTTCATGGATGTGGAATACATCCCGTTGGAAACAAATGATGAGTTTGTTACCCAAGGCAAAGTAATGGCCATTGGTGCAGAAGTTATATTAATAACCAACTGGGCCAACGACGGGAATTTGTTTGTTTTTGACAGAAAAACCGGCAAAGCCTTGAAGAAGATAAACAGGAAAGGGCAAGGTGGCGAGGAATATGTAGGTATTACGGAGGTTGTTCTGGATGAGGCAAACAAGGAAATATTTGTTATAGCCTATACCGGAAGTAAAATCTCTGTATATGATCTATACGGAAATTTTAAAAGGAGTTTCAAAGCCGAAGGTACGGAATCTCATATAAATACATTTAATTACGACCGGGATAATTTGATCTCTTATGTACCAGATAATAGTCTGGAAAACCCGTCAAACGCCATACCTCCATATTATTTAATCTTTTCCAAGCAGGATGGAAGTATCACCCGGAAAATATCAATTCCTTTTGATGAAGTTAAAAGCCCGGTCGCAAGAGATGGGGAAAACTGGGAGAACTGGGCCGCTCCAGTACCAACCGCCATGTATCAAATAGTTCCAGATCATACCAATTGGGTACTTATGGAGACATCATCCGATACCATATACCACTATTTGCCGGATGCTAATACGACAATCCCCCTTATCGTAAGAACCCCCTCCATACACTCCATGGATCCTCCTGAAGTATTTCTTATACCAACCGTTTTTACCGACCGTTATTATTTCATGAGCCTGTTGAAAGCGGAATTTAATTTTGAAACAGGGAGAGGGTTTCCAATTTCCGGATTGATGTACGATAGACTGGAAAATTCTTTATTCATACCTAAAATATACAATGGTGATTATACCAGCAAAAGAGAAGTGGATATGACGTCGAGACCTTTAGATCCGGAATTCGTAATCGGACAGTCATTGCAAGCCCACGAACTTGCCGAGGCTTACGGGAAAGGACGATTGAAAGGCAAACTGAAAGAGATCGCAACTACATTGGATGAAGAGTCTAATCCGGTGATTATGCTGATAAAACATAAGAAAAATAAATACTAG
- a CDS encoding dihydrodipicolinate synthase family protein, producing MDKIKGLIDAPFTPFYENGEVNYEPIEDYAKLLVKNGLKGVFINGSSGEGYMLTEEERMKLAEKWMEAAPEGFKVIVHVGSTCVKSSRNLAEHAQKIGAWGIGAMATPFPRIGRIEELVKYCEEIACGAPALPFYYYHIPAFNNAFLPMLDFLKAVDGRIPNFAGIKYTYESLYEYNQCRLYKDGKFDMLHGQDETILPCLAMGGAQGGIGGTTNYNGKELTGILEAWAAGDLETARERQNFSQEVINVICNYRGNIVGGKRIMKLIGLDLGKNRTPFRNMTDEEEAAMKAELEAINFFERCNKF from the coding sequence ATGGATAAAATTAAAGGATTGATCGATGCTCCCTTTACTCCGTTCTACGAGAACGGGGAAGTTAATTACGAGCCCATTGAAGATTATGCGAAACTTCTTGTGAAAAACGGGCTGAAAGGCGTATTCATCAATGGTTCTTCCGGAGAAGGTTATATGCTGACAGAGGAAGAACGCATGAAATTGGCCGAGAAATGGATGGAAGCAGCTCCGGAAGGCTTTAAGGTAATCGTGCACGTAGGTAGCACATGCGTTAAGTCTAGCCGTAATTTAGCGGAACATGCTCAAAAGATCGGCGCTTGGGGTATTGGCGCTATGGCTACCCCTTTCCCTCGTATCGGTCGAATTGAGGAATTGGTAAAGTACTGCGAGGAGATCGCTTGCGGCGCTCCTGCCTTACCGTTTTACTACTATCATATCCCTGCGTTTAACAACGCTTTCCTCCCTATGCTGGATTTCTTAAAAGCAGTAGACGGGCGTATCCCTAATTTCGCCGGTATCAAATATACATACGAGAGCTTATACGAATACAATCAATGTCGTTTATACAAGGATGGTAAATTCGACATGTTGCACGGACAGGATGAAACGATTCTTCCTTGCCTTGCGATGGGTGGAGCGCAAGGAGGTATCGGTGGTACCACAAACTATAACGGAAAAGAATTAACCGGTATCCTAGAGGCTTGGGCAGCCGGTGACTTAGAGACAGCTCGCGAGAGACAAAACTTCTCTCAGGAGGTTATTAACGTTATCTGCAATTACCGTGGTAATATCGTCGGAGGAAAACGCATCATGAAATTGATCGGATTAGATCTCGGCAAGAACCGTACCCCGTTCCGGAATATGACGGACGAAGAAGAGGCCGCAATGAAAGCGGAATTAGAGGCTATCAATTTCTTTGAAAGATGTAATAAATTCTAA
- a CDS encoding HlyD family secretion protein — translation MKNNKDIELRSEEVQEVMGQVPAWIVRWGITLLFLVVVALLVGSCFFKYPDVITADMTLTGQHPATAVVTRAAGKIQELLVRDNRPVRQGDWLAVIENHADTDDAIYLDKALERSGSDVDSLDKALSKYKELSLGDMQAAYSGLLSALHACVNYREIDYYPQKMASIRKQIALYKAYYNETERQRKTLSEQFALTRRQYARDSLLYSRSVISSYEHETARASLLQSRYSLEGASASAENLRIQIGEQEQSLLDLTLERSEKEFTLRQELQTAREQLLNSMNEWRLRYCLIAPVGGVVTFTKYWNENQYIPSGEVAFTVVPQGEGRLVGKVRIPIARSGKVQRGQRAIVRFSNFPDQEFGVVNGVVSNISLVPTDEYYTADIDFPEGLRTNYGIDLPVSPETQASAEIVTEELRLIERFFLPIKRIVKEGF, via the coding sequence ATGAAAAATAATAAAGATATAGAGTTACGTAGCGAGGAGGTACAGGAGGTGATGGGGCAAGTGCCGGCCTGGATCGTACGGTGGGGGATAACGCTGTTATTCCTCGTGGTCGTAGCGTTGCTGGTGGGGAGCTGTTTCTTCAAGTATCCTGACGTGATCACGGCTGACATGACATTGACGGGGCAACATCCCGCAACGGCGGTGGTGACACGGGCGGCGGGGAAGATACAGGAGCTGCTCGTCAGGGATAATCGTCCGGTAAGGCAGGGGGATTGGCTGGCGGTCATAGAGAATCACGCCGACACGGACGATGCCATCTATCTGGATAAGGCGTTGGAACGATCCGGAAGCGACGTGGATAGCCTGGACAAGGCATTATCAAAGTACAAGGAGCTATCGCTGGGTGATATGCAAGCGGCTTACTCGGGACTACTGTCGGCGCTCCATGCCTGCGTCAATTACAGGGAGATCGATTATTATCCGCAAAAAATGGCCTCCATCCGCAAACAGATAGCGTTGTATAAGGCTTACTATAACGAGACCGAACGGCAGCGGAAGACCCTCTCGGAGCAATTCGCCTTGACAAGGCGGCAATACGCCCGGGATTCATTATTGTATAGCCGGTCCGTGATTTCTTCCTACGAGCATGAGACCGCACGGGCTTCCCTGCTGCAAAGCCGTTATTCGCTGGAAGGGGCGTCAGCCTCGGCCGAGAATCTCCGGATACAGATCGGGGAGCAAGAGCAATCCTTGCTGGATCTGACGCTGGAGCGGAGCGAGAAAGAATTTACGCTACGGCAGGAATTACAGACCGCCCGGGAACAATTGCTGAACAGCATGAACGAGTGGAGGTTGCGTTATTGCCTCATCGCCCCGGTAGGGGGTGTCGTGACTTTCACCAAGTACTGGAATGAGAACCAATATATCCCATCCGGAGAGGTGGCTTTCACCGTCGTGCCGCAAGGCGAGGGCCGGCTGGTGGGGAAGGTGCGCATACCGATAGCACGCTCGGGAAAAGTCCAGAGAGGCCAGCGGGCGATCGTCCGTTTCTCCAATTTCCCGGATCAGGAGTTTGGAGTGGTAAACGGCGTGGTATCGAATATCTCATTGGTCCCCACCGACGAGTACTATACGGCGGATATCGATTTTCCAGAGGGGCTGAGAACCAATTACGGTATCGACCTGCCCGTCTCGCCCGAGACGCAAGCCTCCGCGGAGATCGTAACGGAAGAATTACGCCTGATCGAACGATTCTTCCTCCCGATCAAACGGATCGTGAAAGAAGGATTTTAG
- a CDS encoding ROK family transcriptional regulator — translation MTTKFLLSSDDNTRSGLLKKKIIHYYMANGDATIAEVCKEMNLSIPTVTKLISELQEDGYILDFGKQETSGGRKPSIYGLNPISGYFVGVDILKDQLNLAILDFKGDKIRIEQNIPYTLENTPAALDHLCECINEFINSLPIPREKILSIGINISGRVNPFAGYSYSIFYFEEKPLSQILEEKLHIKIYIENDTRSMAYGEYLQGVVKGEKNILFINISWGLGIGIIIDGKVYFGKSGFSGEFGHFSFFENEILCHCGKKGCLETGASGSALYRTLLERYKEGSNTILASKIDAGEYIGLSDLIDAIHKEDMLSIEILEEIGFNLGKGIAGLMNIFNPELVVLGGPLSQTGEYLSLPIKSAVRKYSLNLVTRDTQIKVSKLGERAGILGACLLSRSKILGMI, via the coding sequence ATGACAACTAAGTTCTTGCTCTCGTCCGATGACAATACTCGCAGTGGCCTTCTGAAAAAGAAGATCATACATTATTATATGGCCAATGGAGACGCTACTATAGCGGAGGTATGTAAAGAAATGAATCTCAGTATCCCCACCGTCACTAAGCTAATTAGCGAATTACAAGAGGACGGTTATATACTCGACTTTGGAAAACAAGAGACTAGCGGAGGGCGTAAACCTAGTATTTACGGGCTCAATCCCATATCCGGCTATTTTGTGGGCGTAGATATACTGAAAGATCAACTGAATCTAGCCATATTAGATTTTAAAGGAGATAAGATCCGCATTGAGCAGAATATCCCTTATACACTCGAAAACACACCAGCCGCTTTAGACCATCTTTGCGAATGCATCAATGAATTTATAAACTCGTTGCCGATCCCAAGGGAAAAAATATTAAGCATTGGCATTAATATATCCGGACGGGTAAATCCTTTCGCCGGATATAGCTATAGCATTTTTTACTTTGAGGAGAAGCCCTTGTCTCAAATCCTTGAGGAAAAACTACATATAAAGATCTATATAGAGAATGACACCCGTTCCATGGCTTACGGCGAATATCTTCAAGGAGTCGTAAAAGGAGAGAAAAATATCCTATTCATCAATATATCTTGGGGATTAGGTATCGGTATCATCATAGACGGCAAGGTTTATTTCGGGAAATCAGGTTTCTCCGGAGAATTTGGGCACTTCAGCTTCTTCGAGAATGAGATTCTTTGCCATTGCGGTAAAAAAGGATGCCTCGAGACTGGAGCTTCCGGTTCTGCCCTATACCGTACCCTCCTTGAGCGGTATAAAGAGGGTAGCAACACCATATTGGCCAGTAAAATCGATGCCGGGGAATACATCGGGCTCTCTGACTTGATCGACGCCATTCACAAAGAGGATATGCTATCCATTGAGATACTGGAGGAGATCGGTTTTAATCTAGGTAAAGGAATAGCCGGATTGATGAACATTTTCAATCCGGAACTGGTCGTACTGGGCGGCCCCTTGTCGCAGACGGGAGAATATTTAAGCCTACCTATTAAAAGTGCCGTCAGGAAGTACTCTTTGAACTTGGTAACCCGTGATACTCAGATCAAAGTATCCAAATTAGGTGAAAGAGCGGGTATATTAGGAGCCTGCCTGCTATCTCGATCTAAAATTCTAGGTATGATTTAA
- a CDS encoding glycosyltransferase, translating into MTTCIDSLMYQGDLHLEIVLVDDGSTDLSRKIADEYAKKEDRIKVIHQENEGASAARNPGLEIAQGEYIAFLDSEDWISWKDKHGSAGIWSPKRMIWESTTRK; encoded by the coding sequence TTGACCACATGCATAGATTCCTTGATGTACCAAGGCGATCTGCACTTGGAGATTGTCTTGGTGGATGATGGCTCGACCGACTTATCCAGAAAGATCGCTGACGAATACGCTAAGAAAGAGGATCGTATCAAGGTGATTCATCAAGAGAACGAGGGAGCGTCCGCTGCCCGTAACCCAGGTTTGGAGATTGCCCAAGGTGAGTATATCGCTTTTTTAGATAGCGAAGACTGGATAAGTTGGAAGGACAAACATGGGTCAGCTGGCATCTGGAGTCCGAAAAGGATGATCTGGGAATCAACGACCCGGAAATAA
- a CDS encoding peptidase domain-containing ABC transporter — protein MLRSFPHYQQLDSMDCGPSCLRMIAKFYGRVYSIQNLREKAFITREGVSMLGISEAAEAIGFRTQGVRITVEELEKECPLPCILHWNQWHFVVCYKIRKGKFYIADPAAGLITYTREEFKRCWVSTKVDGQDTGTALLLEPGPEFYGMEDEERDRKRNLGFFFRYISPYRREMAQLVLGMVTASVLQLILPFLTQSLVDTGIRDNNLGFITLILISQLVIFIAKLSVDFIRSWILLHVNTRINIALISDFLAKLMRLPLHFFDTKMVGDIMQRIGDHDRVEAFMTGTSINTLFSFVNFIVFGFVLAYYDWTILGLFLAGNGLYVAWVLAFMRWRRELDVKRFSQAAGEQSNLFQLITGMQEIKLNNCETKMRWKWERIQVKLFKIGIKGLALQQYQQLGAVFFNQTTNILISFIAARAVVQGDMTLGMMMSVTYIVGQLSSPIEQLIDFSRSLQDAKISLERLGEIHGKEDEEQAGGIRLNVLPDDRTLRLENLSFSYDGADRDYVLEDINLTIPHNRVTAIVGASGSGKTTIVKLLLGFYNPNKGDVRIGDTSLKNLNPHVWRSKTGSVMQDGFIFSDTIANNIAPGEEVVDKERLLHAVTVANIRDFIDSLPLGYNTKIGMEGNGVSQGQRQRILIARAVYKNPDFIFLDEATNALDANNEREIMEQLHAFYKGRTVVVVAHRLSTVRDADKIVVLDKGRVVEEGTHQELTALRGTYYKLVKNQLELGN, from the coding sequence ATGCTAAGATCGTTTCCACATTATCAGCAATTGGATTCTATGGACTGTGGTCCTAGCTGCCTCCGTATGATCGCCAAGTTCTATGGTCGTGTGTACTCGATCCAGAACTTACGGGAGAAAGCCTTCATCACACGGGAAGGAGTCTCCATGCTGGGTATCAGCGAGGCGGCGGAAGCGATCGGGTTCCGAACACAGGGCGTGCGGATCACGGTGGAGGAATTGGAAAAGGAATGTCCCCTACCCTGCATACTGCACTGGAACCAATGGCATTTCGTGGTTTGCTACAAGATAAGGAAAGGGAAGTTCTACATAGCGGACCCGGCGGCGGGACTCATCACCTATACGAGGGAGGAGTTCAAGCGGTGCTGGGTCAGTACCAAGGTGGACGGGCAGGATACCGGGACGGCGCTCTTGCTGGAACCGGGGCCGGAGTTCTACGGGATGGAGGACGAGGAGAGAGACAGGAAACGTAACCTCGGATTCTTTTTCCGATATATATCGCCCTACAGGCGGGAGATGGCACAGCTCGTGCTGGGCATGGTGACAGCCAGCGTACTGCAACTCATCCTGCCTTTCCTCACGCAGAGCTTGGTAGATACCGGTATACGGGACAACAACCTAGGTTTCATAACCTTGATCCTTATATCGCAATTGGTGATCTTTATCGCCAAGCTATCCGTGGACTTCATACGGAGCTGGATATTGCTGCACGTAAACACGAGGATCAATATCGCCTTGATCTCCGATTTCCTCGCCAAGCTGATGCGCCTGCCCCTGCATTTCTTCGATACCAAGATGGTGGGCGATATCATGCAGCGCATCGGAGACCATGACCGCGTCGAGGCTTTCATGACCGGGACATCCATCAATACGCTCTTCTCTTTTGTCAACTTCATCGTGTTCGGGTTCGTGCTCGCCTACTATGACTGGACCATACTGGGACTCTTCTTGGCGGGTAACGGCTTATACGTGGCGTGGGTACTCGCCTTCATGAGATGGAGGAGGGAGCTGGACGTAAAGCGTTTCTCGCAAGCGGCCGGGGAGCAAAGCAACCTATTCCAGCTCATCACCGGAATGCAGGAGATCAAGCTCAATAATTGCGAGACCAAGATGCGATGGAAATGGGAACGGATACAGGTAAAACTTTTCAAGATAGGGATCAAGGGGTTGGCGTTACAACAATATCAGCAACTCGGGGCGGTCTTTTTCAACCAGACCACGAACATACTCATCTCCTTCATCGCGGCGCGGGCCGTCGTGCAAGGGGATATGACGCTGGGTATGATGATGTCGGTGACCTACATCGTGGGGCAGCTCTCTTCGCCTATCGAGCAATTGATCGATTTCTCACGATCCCTACAGGACGCGAAGATCAGTCTGGAGCGGCTCGGCGAGATACACGGGAAGGAGGACGAGGAACAGGCAGGCGGGATAAGGCTGAATGTTCTTCCCGATGACAGGACGCTACGGCTGGAAAACCTCAGCTTCAGCTATGACGGCGCGGACCGGGATTACGTGCTGGAGGATATCAACCTGACGATACCCCATAACAGGGTGACCGCCATCGTGGGGGCCAGCGGGAGCGGAAAAACGACGATCGTGAAACTCCTGCTCGGTTTTTACAACCCCAACAAGGGGGATGTGAGGATCGGCGATACCTCCCTCAAGAACTTGAATCCTCACGTATGGCGTAGCAAGACCGGTTCGGTTATGCAGGATGGTTTTATCTTCTCGGATACGATCGCCAACAACATCGCCCCCGGCGAAGAGGTGGTGGACAAGGAACGCCTGCTGCATGCCGTGACGGTGGCGAATATCCGGGATTTCATCGATTCTCTCCCGTTGGGCTATAATACGAAGATCGGCATGGAGGGAAACGGAGTGAGCCAAGGGCAGAGACAGCGTATCCTGATCGCCCGGGCGGTGTACAAGAATCCCGACTTCATCTTCCTTGACGAGGCCACGAACGCTTTGGACGCCAACAACGAGCGGGAGATCATGGAGCAGTTGCACGCCTTCTACAAAGGACGGACGGTGGTGGTCGTGGCGCATCGGCTAAGCACGGTACGTGACGCGGACAAGATCGTGGTGCTGGACAAGGGACGCGTCGTGGAGGAAGGGACGCATCAGGAGCTCACGGCCTTGCGGGGGACTTATTATAAGTTGGTGAAGAACCAGTTGGAGTTGGGGAATTAA
- a CDS encoding TonB-dependent receptor: MKSIIISIIQILFLVSPVSASERETDYIVTFYPESGSILQNISCKIVFTAEGIDKKKISITGVIINERGDTVQSVKTLLPGIGYFHIYANPGERYILKCENRDRIRKNFYLPMMSENGFGLKIIENKEQWLLSVINSSREVPMKLLYLVAQSEDSIFFQKVWNPKDSYLVFDKKHFPKGISSFALVDSMKNLLCGRVVLNIQEQTDFQSLPPDFRMGLLPLKNQIDSDPSRLSLAWDLIAMTLEVTPIKNLSQPNPDIWKTVNLDEVSIIASMRRKQKYNGLYSGSLPSSRVIYRQNIEQWHIQDMRSLLYLLGSVNISWYVVDHVYKECVFIQDYGAISFQTDPVKNYEPPLFVVDDVPYQNYDILSFPVTEIEEIFILKGVDAAIYGPKGKRGIIVVTTKRNKPPYEK; this comes from the coding sequence ATGAAATCTATTATCATTAGTATTATCCAAATTCTTTTTTTGGTATCTCCCGTTTCTGCATCGGAACGGGAGACCGACTATATTGTTACGTTTTATCCTGAAAGTGGATCTATTCTTCAAAATATCTCATGTAAAATAGTTTTTACAGCGGAAGGAATTGACAAGAAAAAGATATCCATCACTGGAGTAATTATAAATGAGAGAGGGGATACGGTTCAATCCGTGAAAACGCTATTGCCCGGAATAGGCTACTTTCATATTTATGCAAATCCAGGAGAAAGATATATCTTAAAATGCGAAAATCGAGATAGAATCCGTAAGAATTTTTATTTGCCAATGATGAGTGAAAATGGCTTTGGTCTTAAAATAATTGAAAATAAAGAACAATGGCTCTTATCCGTTATCAACTCTTCGAGGGAAGTGCCAATGAAATTATTATATTTAGTGGCCCAATCGGAAGATTCTATTTTTTTCCAAAAAGTCTGGAATCCTAAAGATTCTTATTTAGTTTTTGACAAAAAACATTTTCCAAAAGGGATATCCTCGTTCGCTTTAGTAGATTCTATGAAGAATCTATTGTGTGGCCGTGTCGTACTAAACATACAAGAACAGACTGATTTCCAGTCATTGCCTCCAGACTTCCGAATGGGATTGCTTCCACTTAAGAACCAAATAGATTCAGATCCCTCACGATTGAGTTTGGCCTGGGATTTAATAGCTATGACATTAGAGGTTACTCCCATTAAAAACTTATCACAACCAAATCCGGATATATGGAAAACCGTAAATCTCGATGAAGTTTCTATTATCGCAAGCATGAGAAGAAAACAAAAATATAATGGATTGTATTCTGGATCTTTGCCATCCAGTCGTGTAATCTATCGACAAAACATAGAACAATGGCATATACAGGATATGAGGTCCTTACTTTATCTATTGGGGAGTGTTAACATTTCGTGGTATGTAGTAGATCATGTGTATAAGGAATGTGTGTTTATTCAAGATTATGGAGCCATTTCATTCCAAACGGATCCTGTAAAAAATTATGAGCCACCTTTATTTGTCGTTGATGACGTTCCATATCAAAATTATGATATACTTTCGTTTCCTGTGACCGAAATAGAAGAAATTTTTATCCTAAAAGGTGTTGATGCTGCTATATACGGTCCAAAAGGGAAAAGAGGGATTATCGTAGTTACCACCAAACGAAATAAACCACCTTATGAAAAATAA